The Microcystis aeruginosa NIES-843 sequence GAGTTGATTAACTTTGCTGAATATTATCAGTGTCTTGTTTTTCCCAAAGAAAGTGAAAATAAAGACGAACTAAAAGATAGATTTAGTCGATTAAATCGCCTAGATTTTACTACTTGTCGTATTTTTCTTCTCAATATCTATAGAGATTTTCAAGACAAGCATTTATCTATTCAGGATTTCCTTGAAATTGTTGATTGTTTAGAATCATACTTTGTTCGACGATCCTTTGTTAATAAATCTACAAAAACTTTAGGGAAAATTTTTGAAAATTTATATGAAGACATAAAAAAACAATCTAACTCTAATAATACACTGTTTAATCTAAAAAAAGTTCTGAGAGATTATCAAGGAGAAAAGTCATGGCCATCAGACGATGAATTTCGTGAAGGACTAATCAAAAAAGACATCTATAGTAAAAATGCCAAAACAAATGATAGAGTTAAGCTTATTCTGGAAACCATAGAACGCCGCATGACCAAAGAGATGGTTAATACTAAGAACCTGACAATAGAGCATATAATGCCCCAGAACTTAACAGCGCACTGGCAAGATATGCTTGGTGATAATCACGAACAAATACATAAAACTTGGCTACATACTTTAGGTAATCTGACTTTGACTGCCGACAATTCAGGCTTATCTAATAAACCATTTTCGGACAAAGTTATTTTGTTTAAAGACAGTAATGTTTCTTTGAACAAATACTTTTCTGACAAAAATGTCTGGAATAAGGAAGAAATTGAAAAGCGAGCTAATTATCTAGCTGATCTGGCTATTGAAATTTGGTCAAGATAAAATAACTAAAGATGTGCGAAACGTTTAGGCATCAAATAAGGAGCCAAATGCCTGAAATAATTGCCTAGTCAGGTCTTCAGTGATCAAACGGCAGCCAATGGAAACCTAGAATCATCCGTAGTTAACTTGACCTTGAGTCAACTACAATGATATATAGACAGCCAATGAATGTCAGGCTGTATCCTTAACAAGGGAACAGTCAAACGAGGAGCCGTATGAGGTAAAACTCTCATGTACGGTTCTGGATGGGAGGGGATGGAGGCGACTCTATTCTCGACCCCTAATAAAATAGCAGCGGAGCGATCGAAATTGAGGCAGCGGTTACAATTAAAACTATCAATTGGGCGCGAGGCTGCCCTCCTAATCGGTTTGCTGGGATTAACAGCCTGTCAACCTCCCGATCCGCCGAAAATTTCGCCGACAGAATCGCCTAAAATTGAAGAAACTGGCCGCTTAATTCTCAATAATGCCACCTTAGAACAGGCTAACCCCTCGGGACAACCCCTCTGGAAAATTCAAGTCAAAAAAGCTACCTACACCCAAGACCAAAAAATTGCCCGTCTGGAAAATATCAAGGGTAATATCTATCAAGATGGGAAAGTAGTTTTACAGGTTAGTGCTGACCGCGGTGAAGTTTACAAGGAAGGCCAGGAAATTCTCCTCAAAGATAATATTGTGGCTGTAGATCCCCGCAATAAGGCCATTATTAACGCGCCGGAATTGCGTTGGCTACCCAAGGCTGGTATTTTAATCTCCCCCAAAGGGATCAAAGGTAGTCATCTACAACTAGAAGCTAAGGCCCGCCAAGGACGGTACGACACGCGCCAAGAAAAACTAGAATTACAAGGTCAAGTGGTGGCTACCGCCAAGGAATCTCGTGTTGTCCTGCAAACCGAGCGCCTGTACTGGGAAATTCCGCAACAGGTCATTAGTACCGATCAAAAAGTCGCTTTTGATCGCTATATTAGTAAAACTATTATCGATCGCCTTACTGCTATCGGCGGTCGTTGGGAAAGAAAAAATAATCAGGTTATCCTGCAAGAAAACCTCGAATATCGCTCTTTAGAACCACCTTTACAGATTTCTGGTTCTCAGGCAATTTGGAACTATCAAAATCGTACCCTAACGTCTGATCGCCCCACGGAAATTTTTCAATATCAAGATCAAATCACTATTACTGGTAATCGTGTGGTGGTGGAATTAGGCAATCGTATCGCTTATCTCAAGGATGGGGTTAAGGGAATTAATCAGAAAACTGGAGCGCAATTGTATAGTCAGATCTTAACTTGGAAAATGTCGGAAAAAATTGTCGAGGCCGAGGGGAATATTATCTATGAACAACAGGAACCAAAATTTAATCTCACTGGCGATAAAGCGATCGGCACTTTAGAAGATAATAACATTGTTGTTACCAGTAGCTCCCCCGATCGAGTTGTCACCGAGATTTATCCCCGTTAACAGGGAAAAATTAACCAAAAAAAACTCTCCCCAAAAAAGGGAGAGAGGGGTAAATATTTAAAACCTTACCATTTGAGCAGATTAAACTGTTCCATATCGATGGTGTCGCGGTTACGATAGATAGTCAGGATAATCGCTAAACCCACGGCTGCCTCGGCTGCCGCTACGGTAATCACGAAAATAGTAAAAATTTGGCCTCGGATATTAGCGGGGTCAAGATAGTTGGAAAAACCCATTAAGTTAATGTTAACAGAATTGAGCATCAATTCGATCGACATTAAAACCCGGACAGCATTGCGACTGGTGACTAAACCGTAAATTCCGATACAAAATAAAGCCGCCGCTAATAACAAATAATACTCTAACTGAATCTGCATGATACCTCTTTCTTTTGTCTTATTTAGGGGCGGTTAATTCTCTAGGTCGTTCGGGCAATGTTAAGGCTGTGGCCGTAGGTTCTTCAGCTTTTAGGGTGGGGATAAGGTCACGACGAGCTAAAATAATTGCTCCGACCATGGCCATTAATAATAGCACGGAAGCTAATTCAAAGGGTAGCAGGAAATCACTAAAGAAATGCTTACCGATTTCTACTAAAGTATTAGTTACTACGGCGGGAGAAGTGGTAGAAATTGACCAAGGCGTGATTAAAACCATGGTCGATAACAGCACAAATAAACCCACACAAACTAAAGCTGTAGATGCCTGACGAATCCAACGTTTAGGAATATCAGAAAAGTCCTCTTGCTTGTTAACAAGCATAATGGCAAAGAGAATTAAAACGTTAATTGCACCCACATAAATTAGAATTTGTGCCGCCGCTACAAAATCAGCATTTAGTAAGAGATATAAACCTGAAATGCTGATAAAAACACCGCCCAATAAAAAGGCGGAATAAACGATATTAGACAATAGCACCACGCCTAAAGCTGTCCCGATTACTAGGGCTGCTAAAATGCCAAAAGATACTATTTGAACGCCCTCGGCTAAATTCACAGTAGTTTCATCTCCTTTTATGCTTGAGAGTTATTAATTATTAGTTATCAGCTTCTGAAGGCAAGAGGCAACAGGCAAGAGGCAAAAGACAGAATCTGGCAATTCTCCTACCTAAAAACCGTGACGGCTGATAGCTAACTGCTAATTAATCAGTAATTTCTTCTGGACGTTTGCCGGCGCGTTGACTACCGGCGGGTAAATCGTGGGGTTCGATAACACCTTTAGGCAGATAACCTAATTCCCTCAGAGGTGTCACCATCGGATCTTGGGTGACTTTGTAGGGTAAACGGCCTAGGGCGACGTTATCATAGTTTAATTCATGACGATCATAGGATGCCAGTTCGTATTCTTCGGTCATCGATAGGCAATTAGTCGGACAGTATTCGACACAATTACCGCAGAAAATACAGACCCCAAAATCGATACTGTAGTGTTTGAGTTCTTTCTTTTTAATTTCCTTGTTAAAAGTCCAATCCACTACTGGTAAATTAATCGGACAAACTCGCACACAAACTTCACAGGCGATACATTTATCGAACTCAAAGTGAATTCTACCCCGATAACGTTCCGAGGGAATTAACTTTTCGTAGGGATACTGGACGGTAATCGGACGACGACGCATATGGTCGAAGGTAACGGATAAACCTTCGCCGATGTATTTCGCCGCTTGAATGCTACCTTTGGCGTAATCGCTGACTTGTTTGAGGATGTTAAACATGATGGTCAGAGGTATAGTAGGTTAACAGGGCAAAAAAGGAAATTAACCGCCAAAAGCAAAGGGAAAAGCTAGTTTTAGGGCGGCGGTAAGTAGTAGGTTAACTAAAGATACCGGTAAGAGGAATTTCCAGCCTAAATCGAGTAATTGGTCAATGCGAACCCGGGGTACGGTCCAACGCAAGAGAATAGCGATGAAGATGAGGAAATAGGCTTTTAATACCGTCATCGTAATCCCGAGGGAAGCGGTGATAATTTGTAGCCAAGGATTGGTTTCACTAACTCCCAACCAGCCGGCTAAAGCATTGACGGGGATAGGAAATTCCCAACCGCCAAGATAGAGGACGGCGAAAACTAGGGCCGACAGCACGAGGTTGACGTAGGAACCCACATAAAAGAGAGCGAATTTCATCCCCGCGTATTCGGTTTGATAACCAGCGACTAATTCCTCCTCCGCTTCCGGTAAATCGAAAGGCAGACGTTCACACTCGGCTAAAGCGGCAATCCAGAAAATCAGAAAACCCACCGGTTGGCGCCAGATATTCCAGCCTAAAATGCCATAACCGGATTGTTGTTCGACAATATCAATGGTACTGAGACTATTAGACATCATCACAATCGCTAATACCGATAAAGCCAAGGGAATTTCATAACTAATCGATTGCGCCGCCGCCCGCAGGCCTCCCAGCAAGGAATACTTATTATTCGAGGCATAACCCGCCATTAATAAACCAATGGGGGCAATACTGGACAAGGAAATCCATAAAAAGATCCCCACGTTTAGGTCGGTAATCAGCAGATTTTGACCGAAGGGGACGATGAGATAGGAGACAAACACCGGCATCACCACCAAAATTGGCCCAAAGAGGAATAACCAAGGGTCAGCCTTAGCGGGGACGACATCTTCTTTAAAGACTAATTTCAGACCGTCGGCGACCGGTTGTAAAACGCCCAAGGGTCCCGCGTATTCCGGCCCGATACGCTGTTGGACGGCGGCGGAAATTTTTCTTTCTAACCAGACGCAGACTAAAACCCCCACTGTGGCGGCAATAATCATCAGGAACATGGGTAAAGGCATCCAAATCGCTTTAGCCAGTCCTCCACTTAATCCCAAGTCTGTTAGGGATTTAATGAAACTTTCTTGTAAATCTATGCCTTGATTCATATTTGGCGATCGCTGTACTGTCGATAGTTCGGCATGGTTTGAAGATTTTTAAGCAAATCTTATAGCCTAGTATACAGTTAGTCGGTCTGAGGGTTATCAGTAAAGTGACAAAGGCTTCAACTCATTAGCAGCCAAGAGAGTCAAGGAATCTTGATTCCCCGTCCGAGAATAGGTATTAGTCAATAGTTAGACTCTGAATCTATCAATGTTCTTATCTGTTTCTTAGCGCCGACAACCTCAGTTAGTTACCAATTATTCACAGGAAAAAAATGGAGATAACTTACCGTTTAGGCAGTTAAAGCAGCTCTCCAGTCCCTTGTGCGATAAGTTTTACCGACTTTTAAAACCCAGTTATCGAGCGTTTCTGGCCCATCGCCGCTATTTTTTCTGATAAGCCGCCTGTAGATCCCGAATCGAAAACAAAGCTTGAAACTGTATTCCCTGAGATTGGTAAAATTCCGCCCCTCCTTGCTCTCTATCCACCAAAGCAATGATTAAATCTACTTGATAACCGGCATCGCGTAATCTTTCTACCGCTACCATGGCACTTTTCCCCGTTGTCACCACATCTTCGAGGACAACCACCGCGGCCCCGGGGTTTAAAGTCGGCCCCTCGATATAAGCCATGGTTCCGTGACCTTTTGCCTCTTTGCGGACGATTAAAGCTGGAATCGGGCGATTTTCGTAGGCAGATACCACACTAACGGCGCTGACAATCGGATCCGCCCCTAGGGTTAATCCTGCCACCGCTTGGGTATCTGGAGGCAGTAGCGACAGCAATAAACGCCCCACGGCTAAAGCTCCCTCCGCAGTCAGGGTAACTTGTTTGCCGTTGATATAGTAGCTGCTTTTTTGTCCTGAAGACAGGGTGAAATCCCCCTCTCCATAGGCAAGACGGACAAGAGCATCGAGGAGAAATTGACGCAGGGAAGCAGTATCGAGATTCGCTACCGAGGAATTAGCCATATTTTCAGGATTGGGAGCCTGACTGACTCCAAAATTTCGGTTACAATTAAGCCAAAAGTCATTATATATTGACTCGATCGCTAGTATTGATTTCTTTCTCATCCCATTGACGCGATTTTTTAATTAACCCTATCCCTGTGAGGAGATTTTTACCCATGCGCGCTAAATTTTTACTTCCTTCCCTGTTTTGTTTAACCGGTTTAGTCTGGTGGAGTTCGTCTAGTGCGATCGCCCAAAATTCACCCGCCACCACTCCCGCACCGGTAAAAACCCAACAATTGCAAATTGTCCCCTCTCCCGATACGGCGGTAGGATTTAATAATATCCCCGGTTTGTTTAACCGCGCTGTTAATAACAATACGGGTCGTTTCTACGACTACACCAACATTTTAGGACAGTTAAACTCTCTTTTTGGTTGGCGTACTTTTCCCCAAGGTTCCTATTTCGATAATCTGATTACTAGGGATGCTAAATTGACCGAAACTTTATACTATGATGTCATGCAGCAGCAACAGTCTGGCCCTTTAATTCGCACCCAAGATTTACCTAATCCCTTCGATACTTCCCTACAGGAAAATCCCAGTTATTTAAGTCCTGGCGGCTTTTAATTCGCCAATTCAACTCGGAATTGGCGAACAATGTAATGGGTCGAGAATCTTCTTTGAAGGTTCCCGAACTGCGGCAAGATGCCTTTTTAAGTTCGATCGAAGCTCCTTGAGAAGCTAAACTCTCACCCATTTGGCAATATCAAGGGTTTTGTCATAACGATAGCTCATGCCATCATTGGCAACAATTATTTGACCTCGACTGGCTTTATTTTTGATGGTACTTAAGCTATAGTTGGTCAGTTTTTGCATTTCTTGATGGGTAAAATTGTCTTGATTGTTAATTTCAGAGACAATTTCTATCGTTTCATCAACGGTTTTGGCATTGTTAGAATGAGTTGCAATCGCTGCTGATGGATGATAGTCTTCCATCCTCATTAAGCGCCAAGTAGAATCCTCGGAAAGTTCCAAAACCTTTTGATG is a genomic window containing:
- the nuoK gene encoding NADH-quinone oxidoreductase subunit NuoK; this encodes MQLEYYLLLAAALFCIGIYGLVTSRNAVRVLMSIELMLNSVNINLMGFSNYLDPANIRGQIFTIFVITVAAAEAAVGLAIILTIYRNRDTIDMEQFNLLKW
- the nuoH gene encoding NADH-quinone oxidoreductase subunit NuoH, which encodes MNQGIDLQESFIKSLTDLGLSGGLAKAIWMPLPMFLMIIAATVGVLVCVWLERKISAAVQQRIGPEYAGPLGVLQPVADGLKLVFKEDVVPAKADPWLFLFGPILVVMPVFVSYLIVPFGQNLLITDLNVGIFLWISLSSIAPIGLLMAGYASNNKYSLLGGLRAAAQSISYEIPLALSVLAIVMMSNSLSTIDIVEQQSGYGILGWNIWRQPVGFLIFWIAALAECERLPFDLPEAEEELVAGYQTEYAGMKFALFYVGSYVNLVLSALVFAVLYLGGWEFPIPVNALAGWLGVSETNPWLQIITASLGITMTVLKAYFLIFIAILLRWTVPRVRIDQLLDLGWKFLLPVSLVNLLLTAALKLAFPFAFGG
- a CDS encoding NADH-quinone oxidoreductase subunit J — protein: MNLAEGVQIVSFGILAALVIGTALGVVLLSNIVYSAFLLGGVFISISGLYLLLNADFVAAAQILIYVGAINVLILFAIMLVNKQEDFSDIPKRWIRQASTALVCVGLFVLLSTMVLITPWSISTTSPAVVTNTLVEIGKHFFSDFLLPFELASVLLLMAMVGAIILARRDLIPTLKAEEPTATALTLPERPRELTAPK
- the lptC gene encoding LPS export ABC transporter periplasmic protein LptC, which translates into the protein MRQRLQLKLSIGREAALLIGLLGLTACQPPDPPKISPTESPKIEETGRLILNNATLEQANPSGQPLWKIQVKKATYTQDQKIARLENIKGNIYQDGKVVLQVSADRGEVYKEGQEILLKDNIVAVDPRNKAIINAPELRWLPKAGILISPKGIKGSHLQLEAKARQGRYDTRQEKLELQGQVVATAKESRVVLQTERLYWEIPQQVISTDQKVAFDRYISKTIIDRLTAIGGRWERKNNQVILQENLEYRSLEPPLQISGSQAIWNYQNRTLTSDRPTEIFQYQDQITITGNRVVVELGNRIAYLKDGVKGINQKTGAQLYSQILTWKMSEKIVEAEGNIIYEQQEPKFNLTGDKAIGTLEDNNIVVTSSSPDRVVTEIYPR
- the ndhI gene encoding NAD(P)H-quinone oxidoreductase subunit I — protein: MFNILKQVSDYAKGSIQAAKYIGEGLSVTFDHMRRRPITVQYPYEKLIPSERYRGRIHFEFDKCIACEVCVRVCPINLPVVDWTFNKEIKKKELKHYSIDFGVCIFCGNCVEYCPTNCLSMTEEYELASYDRHELNYDNVALGRLPYKVTQDPMVTPLRELGYLPKGVIEPHDLPAGSQRAGKRPEEITD
- the pyrE gene encoding orotate phosphoribosyltransferase — translated: MRKKSILAIESIYNDFWLNCNRNFGVSQAPNPENMANSSVANLDTASLRQFLLDALVRLAYGEGDFTLSSGQKSSYYINGKQVTLTAEGALAVGRLLLSLLPPDTQAVAGLTLGADPIVSAVSVVSAYENRPIPALIVRKEAKGHGTMAYIEGPTLNPGAAVVVLEDVVTTGKSAMVAVERLRDAGYQVDLIIALVDREQGGAEFYQSQGIQFQALFSIRDLQAAYQKK